A window of the Brumimicrobium sp. genome harbors these coding sequences:
- the ade gene encoding adenine deaminase, with translation MQYKGNIIDIVNRKIFAGEVIVDKGEIIAINPCKDVPSHYIIPGFIDAHIHVESSMLVPTEFARMAVRQGTVATISDPHEIANVLGKKGVEFMVENGLQTPFKFYFGVPSCVPATNFETAGGEIDLVDIEKLFQLPNVNYLAEMMNYPGVLSRDPLVMDKIQLALKMGKRVDGHSPGLRGEDAKRYIEAGIETDHECFTKEEALDKLKYGMKILIREGSAAKNFEALWTLIDEFPNQVMLCSDDKHPNDFVHGHINKLVARAIAKGCDLYNTLQAACINPIAHYNMQVGQLQVGDSADFCIVDNLTDFNVQETIIQGKSVFKNGEVLFSRVKADTPNNFNRTPITLAELKIPANKQKVCVIVVEDGQLVTKETEAILEEINGELKSDITNDILKLVVVNRYDNSPIAIAYIKNFGLKQGAIASCVAHDSHNIIAVGVNDKDIQLAINLIIQEKGGISLAQNGIGEVLALPVAGIMSNENGEVVAERYEAMDKKAKELGSTLTAPYMTLSFCALLVIPQLKLSDKGLFDGNTFNFVSLYK, from the coding sequence ATGCAATATAAAGGAAATATAATAGACATTGTAAATCGCAAAATATTTGCCGGTGAAGTAATAGTGGATAAAGGAGAAATTATCGCAATTAATCCTTGTAAAGATGTCCCCTCACACTATATTATTCCTGGATTTATTGATGCCCACATACATGTTGAAAGTTCAATGCTTGTTCCTACTGAGTTTGCACGAATGGCTGTTCGTCAAGGAACCGTAGCTACGATTTCAGATCCTCATGAAATTGCCAATGTACTAGGTAAAAAAGGTGTTGAGTTTATGGTAGAGAATGGTTTACAAACTCCATTCAAGTTCTATTTTGGCGTTCCTTCATGCGTCCCAGCAACTAATTTTGAGACTGCTGGTGGAGAAATTGATTTAGTTGATATAGAAAAATTATTCCAGCTACCAAACGTTAATTATCTTGCTGAAATGATGAATTATCCAGGTGTTTTATCAAGAGACCCACTTGTTATGGATAAGATTCAGTTGGCACTGAAAATGGGGAAAAGAGTGGATGGTCATTCGCCCGGATTGCGCGGGGAAGATGCTAAAAGATATATTGAGGCAGGCATTGAAACAGACCATGAGTGTTTTACAAAAGAAGAAGCATTAGATAAACTTAAATATGGCATGAAGATTCTAATCCGAGAAGGAAGTGCTGCTAAGAATTTTGAAGCTCTCTGGACCTTAATCGATGAGTTTCCAAACCAAGTAATGCTTTGCTCCGATGATAAACACCCCAATGATTTTGTGCATGGGCATATCAATAAACTCGTAGCCCGCGCTATAGCTAAAGGATGTGATTTGTATAACACTTTACAAGCTGCCTGCATTAATCCAATTGCTCATTACAACATGCAAGTAGGACAACTACAAGTAGGAGATTCAGCTGATTTCTGTATCGTTGATAATCTGACAGATTTCAATGTGCAGGAAACTATCATTCAAGGGAAAAGTGTATTCAAAAATGGAGAAGTATTATTCTCCCGAGTCAAAGCGGATACTCCAAATAATTTCAATAGAACTCCTATAACGTTAGCTGAATTGAAGATTCCAGCAAATAAGCAAAAAGTATGCGTTATTGTCGTCGAAGATGGACAGCTAGTAACCAAAGAAACGGAAGCGATTTTAGAAGAGATAAATGGAGAATTAAAATCAGATATCACTAATGATATTCTCAAATTAGTGGTAGTTAATCGCTATGACAACTCTCCTATAGCAATTGCATATATAAAGAACTTTGGATTAAAACAAGGTGCGATTGCCTCCTGCGTAGCTCATGATAGTCACAACATCATTGCAGTTGGTGTAAATGATAAAGATATACAATTAGCTATCAATTTAATCATTCAAGAAAAAGGAGGTATTTCACTAGCTCAAAATGGAATAGGAGAAGTATTAGCGCTACCTGTTGCTGGAATCATGAGCAATGAAAACGGAGAGGTAGTAGCTGAACGATACGAAGCAATGGATAAAAAGGCCAAAGAATTAGGTTCTACCCTCACAGCTCCTTACATGACCTTATCTTTTTGTGCTTTATTGGTAATTCCTCAATTAAAATTATCGGATAAAGGGCTTTTTGATGGAAATACATTTAATTTTGTTTCACTCTACAAATAG